The sequence CCACGACAACTGCGGGCTCGCCGCGCTGCGGTCAGTCAGTCAACGGCGCCATTGAGCGCCGGCCGGCCATGAACCAGGCACCGGCCCCGAGTAGCGGGAGGAGAAGGATCGCCAGGGACCACCCGAGCGTCGTAGCGGGTCCGAGTCGGCGGCCCGAGCGCCCGACCGAGACGAGCGCCGCGACCACGAGGCCCAGGTAGCACAGCAGCGCCAGCGACCAGAGGAGGTCGTAGGCGGTGGGTAGGAGCGGGCTCGGCATCCCCGTCACGCTACCGGAGGAAGATCAGGGCCGGCCGACGAATACTCTGCCGGCTTACGGCGCTGGCACCGCTGGTCGGGTGGCCTTGCCGTCCAACCAGAGAGTGTCCGAGACGTCGCGGTGGGTCCCGGTCGTGCCGACATGCTTGGTGCTGATCTGCTGACCGTTCTTGATCACGTGCCACAGGGCCATCGCGTGACCGCGGCCAAGACCGTAGTCGTCGGCGAACCAGGTGACCACGTCACCGGCGCTGGAATCAGCGGTGATGCCCTTCTGCGCGGCGATCTCCAGCAACTCGCGCGGCGTGTGGCCGGTCTTGTCCTCGATCGTGTCGAGATAGGCCTGGAATGACATCGGGGCTCTCCTTCGGTGAACCTGCTGAGCTCGGCACTGTGCCCGCGTACTCATGATGCCCTGGGAACTCAGCCGCGCAGCGCAGTGACGATCGGAGCGAGCATACGCGGGTCGGTCTGCAGGATGAGCGTGGTCACGCAGCTCGCCTCCCAGGTGGCCAGCTGGGCGCGGAGCGCTTCGGGCGGGCCGACCAGCGCCACCTGCTGCACCAGCTCTGTGGGGATCGCAGCGGCGGCCGCCTGCTTGTCCTTCGCGGCGTACTTGGCCTGCACCTCGGCACACACCTGCGCATACCCGAGCCGCTCGATCGCCGCGCGGTGGAAGTTCGTGTTCTCCGAACCCATCCCGCCGATGTACAGCGCCAGGTGCGGGCGTACCGCATCCGCGGCGGACTCCAGATCCGGGCCGATCACCGCGGGAACCGAAGCACTCACCTCGAACTCCTCGACCGGCGAGCGCGCCGGATCGCGCCGGGCGAACCCGTCGGCCAGGTTCTGGCGATACCCGGCGTCCAACGCCGGGGAGATGAAGGCCGGCAACCAGCCGTCGGCGATCTCGGCTGCCAGCGCGGTGTTCCGCGGACCTTGCGCCGCGAGGTGGATCGGCAGGTCGGCTCGCAACGGATGCACAGTGGACCGCAACGCCTTGCCCTGGTGAGCTCCGCCGTCGTACGGGAGCACGAAGTGCTTTCCGGAGAAGGTGACCGGCGCTTCCCGCGCGAGCACCTGACGCACGATCGCCAGATACTCCCGGGTACGCTCCAGCGGGCGCGGGTAGGGCTGGCCGTACCAGCCCTCCACCACCTGGGGACCGGACGCCCCGAGCCCGAGCACGAACCGGCCACCGGACAGGTGGTCCAGGGTGAGCGCGGTCATCGCGGCGGCGGCCGGCGTGCGGGCAGACATCTGCGCGATCCCGGTGCCGAGCCGCACCCGCTCGGTGCCGGCACCCCACCAGGCCAGCGGGGTGAAGGCATCCGACCCATAGGATTCCGCTGTCCAGACGGAGTCGAGTCCCAGCTCGTCGGCTGCCGCCACTGCCTCGGCAGCCCCTGGCGGCGGCCCGGCCGCCCAGTACCCGGTGTGAAATCCGATGCGCATCCCACCCATCATGCCGCAGTGGGACCGGTCAGAATCCGAAGATCTCGCTCCCGGCCTTCAGCGCCAGGATCGCGCCGCCGATTCCGATCAGCCAGCCGATCGTCTCTCCGGCCTCCCGCTCGAGGAAGTCCCCGAGCCTACGGAGCGCACCATCCAGGCGGGTACCGACGGCAAGACGCACAGTCAGGAGCACTGCTGCGGGCGCCACCATCACCAGGCAGTAGCCGAAGAGCACGCCCGCCTGTGCCACACCGCCGAGGTCCGCGGCGCTGAGCAGCCCGATCCCGGCCAGGTACGGCAGCATCGTCGGGATCTCGGCAGCGGCCGCCAGGACCGCCAGAGCCGCCAGCGCGACGACGCTCTTCCCGGACCGCTGATCGGTCATCGCCCGCTCGCGCCACCGGTCCAGTCGGCCGCGGGGAACCTCCTCGCCACGTTTGCGGGCCTCCTGCCGGGCAACCGCTGCCTTCTTCCCCGGGATCTTCCAGGAGATGCCGAACAGGGCGAGCCCCACGAGCAGGAGCAGCCACGAGCCACCTTCGGTAGTCAGGAAGGCCTCGATCTGGTCTCCGAAGGTCACCGCGCCGGCGAGCAGCGCCAGGCCCATCGCCCAGTAGAACAGGGCAACGACCAGCAGAAACGCGCCGATGCGCCCGGCGAGCAGCCGGCCATGCTGCAGCATCAGCCAGATCGGCAGCACGAGGGTGCCGATGCTGGTGGAGTCGATCAGCGCGAGGACCGCTAGGCCGCCGGCGAGGGAGAGGGACATGGTGTCAGCCTGGTTGCCGATGAACCTGCGGCGCGTCAGCAGGGTGGCTCATCTGGCCGCGGCGGCATACATCCTTCGGCGGATGCGGGTGAGGGAAGTGGGTTCCTTCGGCCGATGAGCCCGGGCCGACCGGTCGCCCAGGATGGTCAGCATGGAAGGAAACTCGACGATCCTGGTCGGCGGCATCATCGCCTCAGAAGTGCTGTTCTGGGTGTTGCTGTTCGGCGGTCTGGCCGCGCGCTACCTGCTGCGTGCGAAGCGACTGAGCACCGCTCTGCTGTTCGGGGTGCCGCTCGCGGACCTGGTGCTGGTCACCCTCACCCTGATCGACCTGACCGGAGGGTCCACGCCGGGGAACGTGCACGGGCTGGCCGCGATCTACCTGGGCGTGAGCGTGTCCTTCGGGCACTACATCGTGGGCCGGGTGGACGGCTGGTTCGCCCACCGGTTCGCCGGCGGCCCGAAGCCGGCCACGCTCCCGGCCTCCGGCCCGGAGCGGGTGCGGCACGAGTGGCACAGCTTCAAGCGGATGGCGATCGCGTGGGCACTGGCCGTACCGCTGCTGCTGGCGATGGTCGCCGTCTCCGGCTGGCGGGTGCCTAGTTCGCTGGTCGAGCTGTTCGGCACCGACCCGATCTGGGCGTGGATCGGGCGGCTGACCGCGGTGCTCGTGCTCTGGTTCGCCGCCGGCCCGGTGTACTACGGGCTGTTCCAGAGCAAGCCGGCCGGCGCTGCGCCGGATGCGCCGCCGGTCAGAACGGGAGCGCCGACGGCGGTCACGCCAGTGGAGCAGGACGAACTCGACGAGCACGCCGAGCAGGCAACGCGTGCGGCTCAGGCCCCCGCGGGCGCGGGCACGTCCTCGCCGCGCTTGACCGGCTGACCGCCGGGGCCCTCGAACCGCCGGCCCCACCCGGTGGCCACCGCCACGATCAGCACCACGGTCAGCAGCAGCGGGTACCAGGTCGCCCCGAAGAGCTGCGTGGTGGAGATCTCGGGCGCCTGCTCGTGCCCTGCGGTGAGCATCGCCCCGATGAACAGGAACGCGCTGAACACCGGCACCACGCAGGACAGCCCCATCGCGAAGCAGTCCATCACGTTGGTGCGCCGGTACGGGTGCAGGCCCTGGCGGGCGCCGATCTCGTCCGCGACCGGTCCGAAGGTGAGCATCGAGGCGGAGTTCACCCCACCGAAGAGCACGGTGGTGGCGCTGACTCCGAGCCCGATCGCCGCCTCGGCGCCACGCGGTGTGCCGGCCAGGCGGCCCTCGGTGAGCGCGGCAACGATCCGCTCCAGCACACCGGCCGCGCGGAGCACACCCATGATCCCGAACACGGCGATCACCAGGGCGACCGTGGGCAGCATTGCCGAGACCCCGGTCACCAGATAGCCGGTCGGGGCACCCTCGGTGACCCCGAGCACCCCGGACGGTTCCAGGAGCCCGGCGAGCAACGCCGTCGCCGTGCCCAGAACCAGACCGACGGTCACGGCGAGGTAGATGTTCCGGGAGAGGAACGCCGTCAGCAGTAGTGCTGCGACCGGGGCGAGCATGATCAGCCCACGCGGATCGGCCTGGTCGGCCAGGTCCACCGAGGCCGTGCCGCCTGCGCCGGTGCCGCCGAAGACGAGGTAGCCGATCCCAGCGAGAGCGGCCGCCACCAGGGCGTACCGGGCTCGGCTGGTGACCACGCCGCCGATGTCCGCCGATCCGTCTTTGTGCCGGAACCGCTGGGTGGAGGCGGAGATGATCGTGGTGTCCGAGATCGGGGCGAGGTTGTCGCCGAAGATCGCGCCGGAGACGATGGCGCCGGCCAGCATCGCCGGGTCCGCGCCGAGCAGCACTCCGGCCGGGTAGAAGATCGGGAACGCGGTGAACATCGTGCCGATCGAGGAGCCGGTGGCCATCGCGATCAGACAGCAGGCGAGGAACACGAACAGCGTCAGCCCACCGCCGTGCAGCCCGGCCTGGTCGGCGATCCAGACGAACCCTGCGGAGACGTCGGAGTCCTTGATCAGCTGCCCGAGCATGCCGACCAGCACCAGGATCATCACGATCGAGACCGAGGTCGCACTGCCGATCCCGGCGATCACCGCGTCCCAGAACTTGCTGTAACCGCGCGCCAGCAACGCACCTACGAGCAGGGCGATGAAGCCGCCGGCGGCCAGCGCCGTCATGTCGAAGGCGTCCAGCACCACGAAGTAGACCACGCTGAAGATCACGAAGATCACCACGGGGATGAACGCCATCGTCCAGCCACCGCGGAACGTCAACTGGGGTGCAGTGCTCATCGGGACGACCTTTCCTCGCCGGCGGGCCGCTGCGGGCATCGGCGGCCTGGCCGGGAGAGTACACGGCGCGCGGCTGCGGTGACCGAGGTGTCCACGCCCGGGCCGGTGGCGAGAGGGTCGGCCGAGTCGCGCGATACTGGGGCCAGGAGGATGTGATGAGCGAGAACAGGGAAGTCGGCGAGGATGTGGGCGCCGAGCCCGGCGGCGCCCGGCGGCGCACAGAGCTGTATGACCTGCGCGTGGTGGTGGACCGGATCGAGGGGCGGTCGGTGTGCGGTCTGCAGGCCGGCGACCATTTCGACCTGACCTGCTCCAGCCGGATCTCGCTGCCGGAGGGCGGCCACTTCTGCCTCTATGCGCTCTCCGCCGTGCTGCCGCTGCTGCCCGCGGCACAGCGCGCTGTGGCCGCCGGGGACTGGCTCGCCACCGATAACGAAGTGGCTTGCCCGGACCCCGAGGAACGGCTGATCATGCGCATCGAGCGCACTGGCCGGTCCAGCATTCCCACGGAGGAGCTGACATGAGCGTGGCGCTGACGATCGCGCTGCAGTCGGACAAGACCGCCGTCGAGTACGCCCGGCAGGCGCGCGAGGTGGAGGCCCGCGGATTCGACGGCCTGTCGGTGTACTCCGACCTGGGGTTCCAGCCGCCGATGGCTCCGCTGATGGTTGCGGCCGACGTCACCGAGACCCTGCGGCTGGGACCGTCCTGCCTGAACCCGTACCTGCTGCACCCGGTGGAGGTCGCCGGTCAGGTGGCCGCCCTGGACGAGGCCAGCGGCGGGCGGGCGTACCTGGGTTTGGCTCGCGGGTCCTGGTTGGGTCAGGTGGGCGTGCGGCAGGACCGTCCGCTGGCGCACCTGGAGGACACCGTGCACATCGTGCGTCGGCTGCTCGCCGGGGACGACTCCGGGTACACCGGGAAGGCGTTCACCCTCGAGCCCGGTTTCCGGCTGCACTACGAGCCCGTGCGCACCGACGTCGATGTGCTCCTCGGCGTCTGGGGGCCGCGCGGGGCGGCACTGGCCGGCCGGCTGGCGGACGAGGTGAAGATCGGCGGCTCCGCCAATCCGGACATGGTGCGCCAGATGCGCACCTGGGTAGATGAGTCCGCCGCGGCGGCGGGCCGGCCGGCAGGGTCGGTCGCGGTGTGCGCCGGGGCGGTCACGGTAGTCGATGCCGACGGCGATCTGGCCCGGGGCGTAGCCCGGCGGGAGGTGGCCATGTACGTGGACGTGGTGGCGGATCTGGATCCGACGGTGCAGGTGGAGGAGGAGCTGCTGGTGCGGTTGCGCGCGCTGCTCGCCGAGGGCCGTGCGGACGATGCCGGCGCGCTGCTCAGCGACGACCTGCTGGACCGATTCTCCTTCGCCGGCACCCCGACCCAGATCGTGGACCACACCCTGCGGGTGGCTGGCGCCGGGGCCGACCGGGTGGAGTTCGGCACTCCGCACGGGCTCACCGGCGCTGGCGGGATCGGGCTGCTCGGCTCGGCGGTGCTGCCGGCGGTGCGTGCGGAGCTGGCGGCGGCCTGATCAGCGAGGGGTCGCACTAGGGGTTCAGGTAGTAGAAGACCTCCTCGCGGATGATCCTGCTTGCGGCCACGGTGCACAGCGAGAGCTTCACGGTCCGCAGCGGTGTGCCGGTCTCGCGGTCTCGCTCACCGAAGGTGAATCGAAGCGCGAACTTGTCACCGGCAACCAGCGGATCATCGACCTCGACCGATTCCAGCTCTGCGGTCTCGAACTGGCGGTCGGCGTTCTCCGCGATGGCGGCCAGACCCCGCACCTCGCGCTCGATACCGCCATCCTCCAACGGCGCGATGCGGACCACGTCCTCGGCCAGGAGTTGCGCCGCATCGTCGAGCTGACCGGTACGGAAGGCGCCGGCGTATCGGCGGCCCACCTCGGCGGTGGTGAGCCGTTCGAAGTCTGCGCGGTGCAGGCGCACCCAGTCCTCGTAGTGCCGAGGTGACCGCCCCAGAATCTCCTCGATGCCGGTGGTCACCGGTTCCGGGTTCTCGACCAGGGTCGCCCAGTAGCTGAGCGCCATGTCGGCGAAATCGGCGCCGAGCATCGCGGCATACTCCTCGCGAACTTGGTCGGGATCAAGGTTCGCCACCGTCAGGTCCCTGTCGAGGACATGACCGATAGTGGCGACCTGCTCCCGCTGGGTGAGAGTCGCCGGGCCGGTGAGGGAGTAGGCGCGACCGGCCAACGAAGGATCCAGCAGTGCCCTGACCGCGGCCTCGGCCAGGTCGCGCTCGTCCACGACGGACCGCCCGGCGTCGGGGTGGAGCACTTCCGCCGTGTCTCCGGAACGGATCTGTTCGGCCCACTCCAGCGTGTTGGCGGCGAATCCGCCACCGCGCAGAAAGGTCCAGGTGCTCGCGGTGGCCTCGAGCGCGCGTTCTACCTCGGCCCAGATCCCGGCCTGGACCGTGCTCTCGCTCGCACTGCTCAGGTCTGCCGCGGACAGGTAGGCGACGTGACGCACGGACTCGGTCAGCGCCTCGATCACTTCCGGGATCATCGTCGGATCGTCAACGGGCCAGAGCAGAAATGCCGCGTCGGCTCCGGCTGCCGCCGCCCGGACGGCGTTGGGGTCCTGCAGAGTGCCTTCGACCACGGTTACCGCGGCGGGCAGTCCCGCCGTGATGGGGTGGCGGACCAGCGCCCGGACGGCAACATCGGCGGCGAGCAGGCCGTCGACGACATGGCGGCCGGTCCGGCCGGTGGCACCGATGACCAGGACGGTTCTCGGCTGGGTGTTCTGCTGGGGGCTCATGGAATCAGCACCGACTTTCCGACGACGCGTCGTCTCTCGATCTCCGCATGTGCCTCGGCGGCACGCTCCAGAGGAAGCTGCTGCCCGATCACCGGACGGATCGAACCGTCGGCCAGGAGGCGTAGTGCCTGCGTCGCATAGCGATGGGCATCTTCGTCCGTGAAATCCTCATTGATACCGATCACCTCGAGGTTCCGCTCGGCCGCGAGTGCCTCGATATCGGTGAAGTCGCCGGCGCTGGCGCCGTAGGCGAAGAATCGTCCGCCCCGGCGCAGTAGGGTGGCCGCTTGCTGCCCGAGGGCTCCTCCGGCACCGTCGAAGACGACGTCGACCTCACCGAGCTGTCCGGTCCAGCCGTTCTCGCTGTAGTCGACGGCCACCGCGGCTCCTCGCTCCCGCGCCAGCTCGATCTTCTGCGGGCCGCGAGCTGCTGCCAGCACCTGTATTCCGGCGGCGGTGAGCAGGGGGATCAACCAGATGCCGATGCCACCGCTGGCGGCGGTCACCAACGCCGTGTCGCCCGCCCGGAGACCGGACCGGTCCACCCGGCTGACCCCCATGGCGCCGTCGTTGACCGCGGCCAGCGCCTCGGCTGCCTCGACCCCAGCGGGGATCATCAGCGCGCGGTCGGCGACGGTCCGGGCGAACTCGGCGTAACCGCCACCCCGGTAGGAGCCCACTCCCGAGGTGCTACCGACCACCCGGGACCCGTGCCAGTTCTCGTCGACCCCCTCGCCGAGCTCGACCACAGTGCCGGCGACGCCCACACCGGGGATAAACGGGGGCTCGATCGTGAAGAAGTCGCGACCCCAGCCGCTCCGGAGCTGAGTGTCGAGGAAGAGGATCTCGGCAGCTTCGACCTCGATCACCATCTCGCCGGGCCCCGGCGTTGGCCGGGGAACCTCAAGAACACGGAGAACTTCCGGACCGCCGAAGGCAGTCACTTGCGCGCTACGCAGATGAATCACCCCTCTGGATGCTTATCGGACTGATGTTGTCCGACTAAAACTAACATAGACGGACAAAGTCAGTCCGCTAAGGTCAGGTGCATGACCTCCGCCCGCGGCCGCCAAGCCGAAGCCCGCCGCAACGACGTCCTGGTGCTTGAGGCAGCACTCGACGTGTTCAGCCACGACCCCGCCGCCCCGATGTCAGCGGTCGCGCGCCGGGCTGGCGTCGGTCAGGCGACCCTCTATCGGCGCTACCCGGCCAAAGAGGCGTTGCTGATCGCAGTGGCTCGGCACGGCCTGCAGTCGATCACCGACCGGGCAGCGTCGGCGCTACTGACGGTCAAGCCCTGGGACGGGCTGGAGGATTTCCTGGGCTGGTACGCGAACTCCGGGATGCTCCGGATGGGCAGCCTGCTCGGCACCTTCACCCCACCCCCGGAGCTCTACGAGCTCGCGCACCGCGGGAACCTGGCGATGCGGGAGCTCGTTGACCGCGCCCAAGCTGCCGGCGTCATCCGAGCCGACATCACCGGCGCCGACCTCACCCTGATCGCGACGCAGATCGCGGCGCTCGACACCGGCGATGCCGACCGCACCGCGACCCTGCGGCGACGGTACGTCGACCTGGTGCTGCAGGCCCTGGCGCTGACTGGCGCACCGGCCCTCACCGGCCCGGCCCCCGATGCCGCCGAGCTCGAAGCACCGTGGCACGAGCAGTCCTGACCTCCCCGGACCGAGGCGGATGCTCAGCTGGCCTGCGGGACGACCTCACGGGCGATCAGGTCCAGATGGTCCAGATCGTGCAGGTCCAGGATCTGCAGGTAGCTGCATGGCCCCCACACGGTGCACGGCATCGCGATGTCATCGAGCAGTGACACTGCAGCGATGTCAGAGAGCGTAGACATTGCGGCAGTGTCTGCGTCTTCCTGCTCGAGGAGGTGGACTCCCATGCCTGGCGCAGGTTCGCCGACGATGCCGGCCTGGACGCCGAACGGGTTCTGGTCCGGGTCGTCGCGATGGCTGAGGCCGTGCCCGCCGCCTTCGAGGCGGCGCTGGCCGAGGTGGACGACTGGCATGGTCAGGCGGCCGACTTGAGCGAACGCCTGCTGCCCCGACTGCGCCGGCGTGCGGCGCGGCTCGCCTGACGTCCCGACGGCGTCGACCGGCGTCCGATCGACGCCGCTGGTCCGCAACCGTTGCCATTCCTACCATTCACCCGCCCAACTGGCATCCGAAACTGTTAGGTCTCGCATCGTGCACGCGGTTGCGGTAGCGTTGCATTCTGTTGCGAAGCGGCCTCGGCCGCCCATGATCACGAGTGCGCAGGAGGAACACCATGCCGGAGCCGGTCAAGGCGATCCAGGCGGAGCAGTTGCCGATCGAGGTCTATGCCTCACCGGAGGAGATGGGCCAGGCCGCTGCAGAGCGGGCCGCAGCCGTGATCCGCGAGGCGGTCGCAGCCAGAGGGCACGCCCGGATCGTCGTGGCTACCGGTAACTCCCAGTTCGCGTTCGTGGCGGCTCTGCACGATCAGGACATTCCCTGGCAGCAGGTGACCGCCTTCCACATGGACGAGTACGTCGGTATCGACGCCGACCACAGTGCGAGCTTCCGCCGCTGGATCCACGAACGGATCGAGGAGCCGTTCCGCCCCGCGAAGGTGGAGTACATCATCGGCGACGCACCGGACGCCCAGGCCGAGGCCGACCGGTACGAGGCGCTGCTGCGGGAGGCCCCGCTGGACCTGGTCTGCATGGGCATCGGGGAGAACGGGCATCTGGCCTTCAACGAGCCCTATGACGCCGACTTCGACGACGAACGCTGGGCCCGGATCATCACCCTGACCGAGCAGTCGGTGCGCCAGCAGGTGGGTGAGGGGCACTTCCCGGACGAGGCCGCCACCCCGAAGACCGCGATCTCGCTGACCATCCCGGCACTGCTCTCCGCGGCGCACGTGCAGGTCTGCGCACCGGAGGACCGCAAGGCTGCCGCCGTGGCCGCCGCGGTCAGCGAGCCGATCTCGAACGCGTGCCCGGCGACCATCCTGCGGCAGAGCCCGCACGCCACCGTCTTCCTGGAGCCTGCCTCTGCGGCACAATTGCCGAGATGACCCTCCCGAACAACCCCGAGAGCCCTGCCCCGCTGATCCTGACCGGTGGCCGTGTCCTGGTCGAAGGCGGCCCGACCGACGCCGCAGTGGTGGTGCGCGAGGGTCGGATCGCCGAGGTGACCACGCAGCCACCCACCGGGCAGGTGCTGGACGTCGGGGGCCGGCTGGTGGCGCCCGGGCTGGTGGATATCCACATCCACGGGGCCGCCGGGCACAGCTTCGAGCAGGCGGAGGATGACGACGGCGTAGCGGCCATCCTGCACCACCTCGCCGGCCGTGGGGTCACCACAGTGCTCGCCTCCCTGGCCTCGGACGAGGTGGACACGCTGGCCGGCACGGTCCGCGCACTGCACCGCCACCGGGACCGCCCGCTGCCGCGGGCGGCCGAGCTCGCCGGAGTGCACCTGGAGGGGCCATTCCTCGCGCCGGCCCAGGCCGGCGCGCACTCCCCGGCCGTGCTGCGCGACCCGGACCCGGAAGCGGTGGCGACGTTGGCGGGCCTGTCCCCGGCGATGATCACCCTGGCGCCGGAACGGACCGGGGCGAGCTCCGCCGTCGACCGCTTCATCGCGGCCGGGACGGTAGTGGCGGCCGGGCACAGCGAAGCCCGTGAGGATGACTTGAGTGCCGCGCAGGCTGCGGGGCTGACTCACCTGACCCACCTGTGGAGCGGGCAGTCGGCCCTGGTGCGGGAGGGTCCGTGGCGGGTGCCGGGTCTGCTCGAGTCCTCGCTCGCGTCCACCGGGCTGACCGCCGAGGTGATCGCCGACGGCAAGCACCTGCCCCCGGCGCTGCTGGAGATCGCCCGCCGGTGCCTGGGCGAACGGCTGATCGTGGTCTCCGACGCCACTGCGGGCGCCGGACTGCCCGAGGGCTCCCGGTACGCGCTTGCCGAGGTGGTCTGCGAGGTGCGCGACGGCGTCGGCGTGGTCCTCGGCGCCGATGCCTTCGGCGGTAGCACCACCACGCTGGAGGCGATGCTCAGCTACCTGCACGCCGAGCTCGGCTGGCCGGTCGCTGAGCTGTTCGCGATGGGCAGCACCCGGCCTGCGCAGATCGCCGGACTGGGCGGCCGGAAGGGCCGCATCGCAGCCGGCTACGACGCCGACCTGGTGATCGTCGAGGACGATCTCACCCCGTGGGCCACTCTCGTCCGCGGCGAGCTGGTCCAGCCGTAGCTGCGCTCACCCGCCGCCCGCCACACCCGCGCCGCAGCGTTCGCGCCGCCACGGTCGCCCACCCACCCACCACCCGGCGGGTGGCCCGGCGGCCCGGCAGATGGTTCGTCACGGCGGCCCGGCAGATGGTTCGTTACGGCGCCCGATGGGTCGATACCCGGGAGCACGACTCACCGCGCCGGGTGACGAGTGAATGGATTCAGCGCGCGGGGGTCGAGGCGGGGGCGGGGGCCGGGGCGGTGCTGCCTCGGATGATCAGTCGGGTATCCAGCTGCACCAACGGTTTGGCGGCGCCGCCGGGGTTGTCCACCAGGTCCAGCACCAGATCGACGGCGGTCGCACCGGCACGCGTGCCCGGCACGTGGATCGAGCTCAGCGTGGGGTAGGCCATCCCGGACATCGGGGAGTCGTCGATGCCGATCACCGAGATGTCCGGACCCACCCGGAGGCCGCGTTCGTTCAGCCGGGCCATCAGGCCCAGGGCGATCATGTCGTCGTAGGCGATCACGGCGCTGGCGCCCCGGCTGTGCACCAGGTCCGCCGCTCGGACCCCGGCCTGGATCTGTGGCTCGAACGGGCCGAACTCGATCAGCTCGATACCCAGCTTCTCGCACGCTGCTCGTACTGCACTCTGCCGCTGCGCGTTCGACCAGGACCGGCGCGGGCCGTTCAGGTAGCAGATCTCCCGGTGTCCGAGCGAGGCGAGGTGCTCCACCGCCTCGGTCATCCCCTCGGCAGCATCGATGATCACGCTCGCCGCTCCCGGCACCTCCCGGTTGACGAACACGATCGGCTCCAGCGCCGCCAGGGCATCGAGCTGGTCCACCGGTGTGCGGGGAGACACCACGATCAGCCCGTCCACCCGCTTGCGGATCACCCGTGCGCGCTCGAGCTCGTCCGCCGGGTGCTCGTCCACGTCAGAGATCAGCACCGTCTTGCCCTTGGCGGAGGCGCGGGCCTGCACCGCCTTGATGATCGGCGGGAAGAACGGATTCGCGATGTCCGGCACGATCAGGCCGATCAGATCGCTGCGGCCAGAGGTGAGCGAGCGGGCCACGTGGTTCGGTTCGTAGCCCATCTCCCGGGCGACGCGCTTGATCCGGTCCCGGGTGGCATCTTTGACCTTCTCCGTACCGGACAGCGCCCGGGACACAGTGGAGGGCGAGACACCGACGGCGCGCGCCACGTCGGCGAGCGTCACGCTCATGGTCCCTCCCTGAAATCACTCCGGTCGGCGCGGGCAAGGTGCGTGCACAGCGTGCGCAACCGTAGCCGTGAGGTTAGCGCATCCCTGGGGTGCCCCACGCACTTCTCCCCCTCATCGTAGGCACAGGGTGCACCCTTGCCGCAAGCGGTTGCGTACCGTAGGTTCCTGGACATGACGCGCGAAGACGTGCCCCCTGCCCCGGCAACGACGCAACCCGTCCGGCGATCCCTGCCCGGCCGCGGCGCCCCGCTGCGCCTCGGAGTCATCGGAAACGGCAACCGCGGGGTGATCGCGGCGCGGGCGGCTGATGCCGATGCCGATGCCGCCGTCGTGGCGGTGGCGGACCCGCTCG is a genomic window of Ruania zhangjianzhongii containing:
- a CDS encoding zinc-binding dehydrogenase, producing the protein MVIEVEAAEILFLDTQLRSGWGRDFFTIEPPFIPGVGVAGTVVELGEGVDENWHGSRVVGSTSGVGSYRGGGYAEFARTVADRALMIPAGVEAAEALAAVNDGAMGVSRVDRSGLRAGDTALVTAASGGIGIWLIPLLTAAGIQVLAAARGPQKIELARERGAAVAVDYSENGWTGQLGEVDVVFDGAGGALGQQAATLLRRGGRFFAYGASAGDFTDIEALAAERNLEVIGINEDFTDEDAHRYATQALRLLADGSIRPVIGQQLPLERAAEAHAEIERRRVVGKSVLIP
- a CDS encoding TetR/AcrR family transcriptional regulator — protein: MTSARGRQAEARRNDVLVLEAALDVFSHDPAAPMSAVARRAGVGQATLYRRYPAKEALLIAVARHGLQSITDRAASALLTVKPWDGLEDFLGWYANSGMLRMGSLLGTFTPPPELYELAHRGNLAMRELVDRAQAAGVIRADITGADLTLIATQIAALDTGDADRTATLRRRYVDLVLQALALTGAPALTGPAPDAAELEAPWHEQS
- a CDS encoding N-acetylglucosamine-6-phosphate deacetylase, encoding MTLPNNPESPAPLILTGGRVLVEGGPTDAAVVVREGRIAEVTTQPPTGQVLDVGGRLVAPGLVDIHIHGAAGHSFEQAEDDDGVAAILHHLAGRGVTTVLASLASDEVDTLAGTVRALHRHRDRPLPRAAELAGVHLEGPFLAPAQAGAHSPAVLRDPDPEAVATLAGLSPAMITLAPERTGASSAVDRFIAAGTVVAAGHSEAREDDLSAAQAAGLTHLTHLWSGQSALVREGPWRVPGLLESSLASTGLTAEVIADGKHLPPALLEIARRCLGERLIVVSDATAGAGLPEGSRYALAEVVCEVRDGVGVVLGADAFGGSTTTLEAMLSYLHAELGWPVAELFAMGSTRPAQIAGLGGRKGRIAAGYDADLVIVEDDLTPWATLVRGELVQP
- a CDS encoding 6-phosphogluconolactonase, with amino-acid sequence MPEPVKAIQAEQLPIEVYASPEEMGQAAAERAAAVIREAVAARGHARIVVATGNSQFAFVAALHDQDIPWQQVTAFHMDEYVGIDADHSASFRRWIHERIEEPFRPAKVEYIIGDAPDAQAEADRYEALLREAPLDLVCMGIGENGHLAFNEPYDADFDDERWARIITLTEQSVRQQVGEGHFPDEAATPKTAISLTIPALLSAAHVQVCAPEDRKAAAVAAAVSEPISNACPATILRQSPHATVFLEPASAAQLPR
- a CDS encoding type II toxin-antitoxin system HipA family toxin, whose protein sequence is MDSHAWRRFADDAGLDAERVLVRVVAMAEAVPAAFEAALAEVDDWHGQAADLSERLLPRLRRRAARLA
- a CDS encoding LacI family DNA-binding transcriptional regulator, which encodes MSVTLADVARAVGVSPSTVSRALSGTEKVKDATRDRIKRVAREMGYEPNHVARSLTSGRSDLIGLIVPDIANPFFPPIIKAVQARASAKGKTVLISDVDEHPADELERARVIRKRVDGLIVVSPRTPVDQLDALAALEPIVFVNREVPGAASVIIDAAEGMTEAVEHLASLGHREICYLNGPRRSWSNAQRQSAVRAACEKLGIELIEFGPFEPQIQAGVRAADLVHSRGASAVIAYDDMIALGLMARLNERGLRVGPDISVIGIDDSPMSGMAYPTLSSIHVPGTRAGATAVDLVLDLVDNPGGAAKPLVQLDTRLIIRGSTAPAPAPASTPAR